One Saccharomyces eubayanus strain FM1318 chromosome XVI, whole genome shotgun sequence DNA segment encodes these proteins:
- the SMA1 gene encoding Sma1p yields the protein MSCNPGDPDGPLCTVSVKDLFQNVSLEQTPNFNKRFVESFWKAFKRPVVSKPHTMKTSSHSKELRKKEGVTLMPPVPETLLHKFNFWIKTLYSPISRKQDETEADETKETKIVINEKQIRDSISCYPDEQKGSVVFCYLPDLVLYYTPPMKVTGKPCPIKKSPWESMEIRYQKFIYPLEKLEGQFEEVPFRPWFLAMRLKELYRCFERSFSNAANRGKAKLLRGKQRTKKSYHKTVDLVSMKISTHQHSH from the coding sequence ATGTCGTGCAATCCTGGTGACCCAGACGGTCCTCTTTGCACGGTGAGTGTAAAGGATCTCTTCCAAAATGTGAGTCTTGAGCAAACTCCAAATTTTAATAAACGATTCGTTGAATCCTTTTGGAAGGCTTTTAAACGGCCTGTGGTTTCAAAACCTCATACAATGAAGACATCAAGCCACAGCAAGGAgctgagaaaaaaagaaggtgtCACTTTGATGCCACCTGTCCCGGAAACATTACTCCATAAATTTAACTTCTGGATCAAGACCCTTTATTCCCCCATTAGCAGGAAACAAGATGAAACAGAAGCAGACGAGACGAAAGAGACCAAAATCGTTATCAATGAAAAACAGATCCGGGATTCAATATCTTGTTATCCAGATGAACAAAAAGGGAGTGTTGTGTTTTGCTACTTGCCTGACCTTGTACTGTATTACACACCGCCGATGAAAGTGACAGGAAAGCCATGTCCTATAAAGAAAAGCCCTTGGGAATCGATGGAGATCCGATACCAAAAGTTCATCTATCCGttagaaaaattagaagGTCAATTTGAGGAAGTCCCCTTCAGACCTTGGTTTCTCGCTATGCGCTTGAAAGAGCTCTACAGATGCTTTGAAAGATCATTTAGTAATGCGGCAAATAGAGGTAAGGCAAAGTTATTGcgaggaaaacaaagaacaaagaaatcGTACCACAAAACCGTTGATTTGGTTTCGATGAAGATTTCCACCCACCAGCATTCCCACTGA
- the RMI1 gene encoding Rmi1p encodes MSFSSILSQDITDDISAPANSAVLGSREQLIFKAYQNEPWLAGIAQNLILDEKLVVVDRELLFQVLMVENISKSKLTQIDDIKTKLDPKKQKVDRLRSGAQVHDAKKYEVITQVDMEDEGNLNDNDGANYKNNNNNNNNDNTAKSKSVFKLTLQSKSGDIFFAVNSTPIPWNSCMLGSKIVILPGTVFNRGVFVMKDSQVIFLGGINRVWNENKDQKFCDYLESKLQRDKQFVNGASKKRKAND; translated from the coding sequence ATGTCATTTTCGTCCATCTTATCGCAAGATATCACAGACGATATCTCGGCACCAGCAAATTCTGCTGTGCTGGGCTCAAGAGAACAGCTTATTTTCAAGGCTTATCAGAATGAACCTTGGTTGGCTGGTATAGCCCAGAATCTTATCTTGGACGAAAAACTAGTCGTAGTAGACAGGGAACTTTTGTTCCAGGTGCTGATGGTGGAGAACATCTCCAAGTCGAAGCTAACGCAAATCGATGATATAAAAACGAAGCTGGACCcgaaaaaacagaaagtaGACAGACTACGATCGGGCGCGCAAGTGCACGACGCCAAGAAGTACGAGGTCATCACTCAAGTGGATATGGAAGATGAAGGGAACCTGAATGACAACGACGGCGCCAACTAcaaaaataacaacaacaataacaacaatgacAACACTGCCAAGAGTAAATCTGTTTTCAAGTTGACGCTGCAAAGTAAGTCGGGTGACATCTTCTTCGCAGTCAACTCCACTCCAATACCTTGGAACTCCTGTATGTTGGGCTCGAAAATCGTCATATTGCCAGGAACTGTTTTCAATAGAGGCGTTTTCGTAATGAAGGACTCTCAAGTCATTTTTCTCGGCGGCATCAACAGAGTTTGGaacgaaaacaaagatCAAAAGTTTTGCGATTATTTAGAATCCAAACTACAACGTGACAAACAGTTTGTGAACGGCGcttccaagaaaaggaaagccAATGACTAA
- the SKS1 gene encoding putative serine/threonine protein kinase SKS1 has protein sequence MLSDCLLNNFRITSQIGSGAYGLVFHVVDILTSREYAVKTVFKSSSMDEFYNKNGMNNNSQVARTTLLQTQLYHFFKSFQKKLFLPSVDLDSILQLTENELNRLPHYREIAFQLKVQSHANIVKIHQVLESSIATFIVMDYYDRDLFTSIVDHKHFINDGVLIKKVFLQLCSALDHCHRLGIYHCDIKPENVLLDRNDNAYLCDFGLSTKSKYLAPNVCVGSSYYMAPERILYCLNTTTNGIHVDECCSSLPTDTGDIWSLGIILINLTCIRNPWLKAHQKDDNTFHHFANNNHVLKKILPISDDLFTVLAKVLQLNPYTRIDMKTLMSEVSSLTSFTKEGPLSQVPALSDEVYMTHILRNENLYFDEIPHLAVDQEQDQQQPQEQEEAEPESDIPSTYNSDGSMEKYDYTNNNNNNTFLSSSMDSTPYQSDIDDIGASKDCKFQQDTLRNRLLCLQMNFSTLTDGPNEKWLPEY, from the coding sequence ATGCTGTCAGATTGCTTGCTGAATAACTTCAGGATAACGTCGCAAATAGGGTCGGGTGCGTATGGGCTGGTGTTCCATGTGGTGGACATACTGACCAGCCGTGAGTATGCCGTGAAGACAGTTTTCAAGTCTTCCTCGATGGACGAGTTTTACAACAAGAACGGCATGAACAACAACTCGCAAGTGGCCAGGACTACTCTTCTTCAGACACAACTgtatcattttttcaagagtttccaaaagaaactgtTCCTACCTTCAGTCGACTTAGATTCGATACTGCAGTTGACAGAAAACGAACTAAACAGATTACCACACTACAGGGAGATTGCTTTCCAACTGAAAGTTCAGTCTCATGCAAACATCGTGAAGATCCATCAAGTGTTAGAATCTTCTATCGCCACTTTCATCGTAATGGATTATTACGATAGAGATCTTTTCACTTCGATAGTAGATCATAAGCATTTCATCAACGATGGCGTTTTGATCAAAAAGGTCTTTCTACAGCTTTGCTCCGCATTAGACCATTGCCACCGTCTCGGTATATACCATTGCGACATCAAACCAGAAAACGTATTACTAGATCGTAACGATAATGCCTACTTATGTGATTTTGGTCTTTCGACTAAATCCAAATATCTCGCTCCAAATGTGTGCGTTGGCAGTTCGTACTACATGGCTCCagaaagaatattataCTGCCTGAATACTACCACCAACGGCATCCACGTCGACGAATGCTGTTCAAGCCTCCCCACGGACACAGGGGACATTTGGTCTCTAGGTATCATTCTGATCAACCTAACCTGTATCAGAAACCCATGGTTGAAGGCTCACCAAAAGGATGATAACAcatttcatcattttgcGAACAATAACCACGtcttaaagaaaattcttCCTATATCGGACGATTTGTTTACAGTGTTGGCAAAGGTTTTGCAACTGAACCCATATACAAGAATCGATATGAAAACTTTAATGTCTgaagtttcttctttgacttcGTTCACCAAAGAGGGCCCTTTGTCTCAAGTTCCAGCCCTATCGGACGAAGTGTATATGACACATATCCtaagaaatgaaaacctATATTTTGACGAAATACCACATCTTGCCGTTGACCAAGAACAAGACCAACAACAGCcgcaagaacaagaagaagccGAGCCGGAAAGTGATATTCCATCGACTTATAATAGTGATGGAAGTATGGAGAAATATGACTATaccaacaataataacaacaacacgTTTTTAAGTTCGTCGATGGACAGTACACCTTACCAATCCGATATCGATGATATTGGTGCTTCCAAAGATTGTAAATTCCAACAAGATACTCTGAGAAATAGACTATTGTGCCTACaaatgaatttttccaCTTTAACGGACGGTCCAAACGAGAAATGGTTACCAGAATATTGA
- the MET12 gene encoding methylenetetrahydrofolate reductase (NAD(P)H) MET12, whose amino-acid sequence MSIRELYHERTSPFISLEFFPPKTELGTSNLMERMHRMTALDPLFITVTWGAGGTTAEKTLALASLAQQALNIPVCMHLTCTNTDKTIIDDALNRCYSAGIKNILALRGDPPIGEDWLDSQSNESPFKYAVDLVRYIKQSYGDKFCVGVAAYPEGHCEGEAEGNEQDPLKDMVYLKEKVNAGADFVITQLFYDVEKFLSFELLFREQISQDLPLFPGLMPINSYLLFHRAAKLSHASIPPSILNRFPPEIHSDDNAVKSIGVDIIIEIIQEIYQRTSGRIKGFHFYTLNLEKAIAQIVSQSSALSHIINESSEEEVEDETGGEIESIENVPIEDADGDIVLDDSNDDAAENRKRRRHSSLDSSKMIFNRAIVTEKGLRYNNESGSMPSKKALISISRGHGTLGRDATWDEFPNGRFGDSRSPAYGEIDGYGPSIKVSKNRALELWGTPEAVGDLKDIFIKYLEGSTDAIPWSDLGLSAETALIQEELIQLNYRGYLTLASQPATNATLSSDKIFGWGPAKGRLYQKAFVEMFIHRQQWETTLKPKLDHYGRRKFSYYAGDSSGSFETNLDPYSSSVVTWGVFPNSQVKQTTIIEEESFKAWRDEAFSIWSEWGKLFPRNTPANILLRQVHRDYCLVSIVHHDFKETDELWEMLLDQV is encoded by the coding sequence ATGTCCATTAGAGAACTATACCATGAGAGGACTTCCCCATTTATATCACTGGAATTTTTCCCACCAAAGACCGAGTTAGGGACAAGTAATTTGATGGAACGTATGCATCGTATGACTGCCCTAGATCCGCTGTTTATCACCGTCACATGGGGAGCTGGAGGCACCACTGCAGAGAAGACTCTGGCATTAGCTTCCCTGGCACAACAGGCATTAAATATACCGGTTTGTATGCATTTAACTTGCACGAACACTGACAAAACCATCATTGATGATGCGCTGAATAGATGTTATAGTGCGGGAATCAAAAACATTTTGGCACTTCGAGGCGATCCACCTATTGGAGAAGACTGGCTAGATTCACAATCAAATGAGTCTCCTTTCAAGTACGCAGTCGATTTAGTCCGCTACATCAAACAAAGTTATGGGGACAAATTCTGCGTAGGGGTCGCCGCCTATCCTGAAGGACATTGCGAAGGCGAGGCAGAAGGTAACGAGCAAGATCCATTAAAAGATATGGtatatttgaaagagaaggTTAACGCTGGGGCAGATTTTGTAATTACACAACTGTTTTACGATGTTGagaaatttttatcttttgaGTTATTGTTTCGTGAACAAATATCGCAAGATTTACCTCTGTTCCCTGGATTAATGCCTATCAACTCTTACTTATTATTCCACAGAGCTGCTAAATTGTCACACGCATCCATTCCACCTTCGATACTGAACAGATTTCCCCCCGAGATCCACTCGGATGACAATGCTGTGAAGTCTATTGGTGtagatattattattgaaataATACAAGAAATATACCAGAGGACATCGGGAAGAATCAAAGGATTTCATTTCTACACTTTGAATTTAGAGAAGGCCATTGCCCAAATTGTTTCACAATCGTCTGCCTTATCGCATATTATAAACGAATctagtgaagaagaagtagaagATGAAACCGGCGGCGAGATAGAAAGCATAGAGAATGTGCCGATTGAGGATGCTGATGGGGATATTGTACTGGATGACTCAAATGACGACGCTGCTGAAAacagaaagagaagaagacattCCAGTCTTGATTCTTCCAAGATGATTTTCAATAGGGCCATTGTAACTGAGAAGGGCTTAAGGTATAATAATGAGAGTGGTTCTATGCCGTCAAAAAAGGCATTGATTTCTATTTCCAGGGGCCACGGTACTTTAGGCCGTGATGCCACCTGGGATGAGTTCCCCAATGGTAGATTCGGTGATTCCAGATCTCCTGCATATGGTGAGATAGATGGTTATGGGCCATCCATCAAAGTGAGTAAAAACAGAGCACTTGAACTGTGGGGGACGCCCGAGGCAGTTGGTGAtttaaaagatattttcatcaaatatttggaaGGCTCAACTGATGCGATTCCATGGTCCGACTTGGGACTATCGGCAGAAACGGCGTtgattcaagaagaactcATTCAATTGAATTATCGCGGGTATTTGACGTTGGCATCTCAACCAGCCACAAACGCTACATTGAGCAGTGACAAAATATTCGGATGGGGGCCCGCGAAGGGAAGGTTGTACCAAAAGGCGTTTGTTGAGATGTTCATTCACAGACAGCAATGGGAAACCACCCTAAAGCCCAAGCTGGACCATTATGGACGTAGGAAGTTCAGCTACTATGCGGGCGATTCTTCCGGCTCATTTGAAACGAACCTGGATCCGTATAGTTCTAGTGTTGTGACATGGGGCGTTTTCCCCAACAGTCAAGTGAAACAGACTACAATAATCGAGGAGGAATCGTTCAAGGCATGGAGAGATGAGGCGTTTAGTATCTGGTCTGAATGGGGCAAGCTGTTCCCAAGAAACACCCCAGCCAATATTCTTTTAAGACAAGTCCATAGAGATTACTGTCTTGTTTCCATTGTTCACCatgatttcaaagagaCAGACGAACTATGGGAGATGCTACTAGACCAAGTGTAA
- the SUV3 gene encoding ATP-dependent RNA helicase SUV3, whose amino-acid sequence MLASHCIAVSPLRSFRLFFVINKAYYHHGSKNIDPFNDKNWIVKRPKFLNLPKNEHSKLDTFEFKFSKGENGNVYLQDSSFKDNLDKAMQFIYNEKLTSLDAEQVPIKNLAWLKLRDSIYSQLKHTSKQPPAYVPPLSELIHLSCPSNLIPLLMNCNKVNNSIWKAILKNGQSNDVSTLDKFIYILQQTFDHTYEQEILPMMTNTDDTDGAHNVDITNPAEWFSEARKIRRHIIMHIGPTNSGKTYRALQKLKSVDRGYYAGPLRLLAREVYDRFQNEKVRCNLLTGEEVIRDLDDKGNPAGLTSGTVEMVPINQKFDVVVLDEIQMMSDLDRGWAWTNALLGVVSKEVHLCGEKSVLPLIKNIVKMTGDKLTINEYERLGKLTVEDSPVKDGIKGLRKGDCVVAFSKKKILDLKLKIEKDTNLKVAVIYGSLPPETRVQQASLFNSGNYDIMVASDAIGMGLNLSIDRVVFTTNMKYNGEELAEMTSSQIKQIGGRAGRFKSTSASGDVPQGFITGFESKVLKSVRKAIESPVEYLKTAVTWPTDEICAQLMTQFPPGTPASTLLQTIADELEKSSNKLFTLSDLKNKLKIIALFEHMEDIPFLDKLKLSNAPVKDMPMVTKAFTKFCETIAKRHTRGLLSYRLPFNLLDYKCIPSESYSLEVYESLYNIITLYFWLSNRYPNYFIDMESAKDMKYFCEMIIFEKLDRLKKNPYARKPYASTRDQWPPSGRRVHT is encoded by the coding sequence ATGCTTGCTAGCCATTGTATAGCAGTTTCTCCACTCCGATCCTTTCGGCTATTCTTTGTCATCAACAAAGCTTACTACCATCATGGATCCAAAAATATAGATCCATTCAATGACAAAAATTGGATCGTCAAAAGACCCAAATTTCTTAATCTACCTAAAAATGAACACTCAAAACTAGATACTTTCGAATTCAAGTTCAGCAAGGGTGAAAACGGCAATGTTTATTTACAGGATTCGTCATTCAAAGATAACCTTGACAAAGCCATGCAATTCATCTATAACGAAAAGTTGACATCATTGGACGCTGAACAAGTGCCAATAAAGAACCTTGCATGGTTGAAATTAAGAGATTCTATATATTCACAACTAAAACACACAAGTAAACAACCCCCAGCCTATGTCCCTCCATTAAGTGAACTCATACATCTTTCCTGTCCAAGTAATTTAATTCCACTACTGATGAACTGTAATAAAGTCAACAACTCCATCTGGAAGgcgattttgaaaaacggCCAGAGCAATGATGTCAGCACTTTGGACAAATTCATTTATATCCTACAGCAAACTTTTGACCACACGTATGAACAAGAGATATTGCCTATGATGACGAATACAGATGATACAGATGGCGCTCACAATGTCGATATAACGAACCCGGCTGAATGGTTCTCAGAAGCAAGAAAGATCAGGAGGCATATAATCATGCACATTGGACCAACAAATTCAGGCAAAACATATAGAGCACTACAGAAGTTAAAATCAGTGGATCGTGGATACTATGCAGGACCATTGAGATTATTAGCGAGGGAAGTATATGACAGATTCCAAAACGAAAAGGTTAGATGTAATTTGTTGACCGGTGAAGAAGTTATACGTGATTTAGACGATAAAGGAAATCCAGCCGGGCTCACTTCGGGTACCGTAGAGATGGTGCCCataaaccaaaaatttgaCGTTGTCgttcttgatgaaattcAGATGATGTCTGATCTGGATCGTGGTTGGGCCTGGACAAATGCGTTGTTGGGTGTGGTTTCTAAAGAGGTCCATCTTTGTGGTGAAAAGAGTGTTTTGCCCttgatcaaaaatattgtaAAAATGACTGGCGATAAACTAACGATCAACGAATACGAGAGATTGGGGAAGTTGACTGTTGAAGACAGCCCCGTCAAGGATGGCATTAAGGGATTGCGAAAAGGTGATTGTGTGGTGGcattttctaaaaaaaaaatcctggATCTTAAACTAAAGATTGAGAAAGATACTAATTTGAAAGTTGCAGTGATTTACGGTTCCCTGCCTCCTGAGACTCGTGTCCAACAAGCCTCCTTGTTTAATAGCGGTAATTACGACATTATGGTGGCATCAGATGCCATTGGTATGGGGCTGAACTTGTCTATTGATAGAGTTGTTTTTACCACAAACATGAAATACAATGGAGAAGAATTAGCAGAGATGACGTCTTCgcaaataaaacaaatagGTGGCCGTGCAGGCAGATTCAAATCTACATCAGCCAGTGGAGACGTTCCTCAAGGCTTTATTACCGGTTTCGAGTCAAAAGTCTTGAAAAGTGTCAGAAAAGCGATAGAGTCCCCCGTGGAGTATTTAAAAACTGCTGTGACGTGGCCCACAGACGAAATATGCGCCCAACTGATGACTCAATTCCCACCAGGGACACCAGCCAGTACCCTGTTGCAAACCATCGCAGATGAACTGGAGAAGAGCTCCAACAAGTTGTTCACTTTGTCCGATCTAAAGAACAAACTGAAAATCATCGCTTTATTCGAGCACATGGAGGACATTCCGTTTCTGGACAAGCTGAAGCTCAGCAACGCACCCGTGAAGGATATGCCTATGGTCACAAAGGCTTTTACCAAGTTCTGCGAGACAATAGCAAAGAGGCACACAAGAGGTCTATTATCGTACCGATTACCCTTCAACCTGCTGGACTACAAGTGCATACCCAGTGAGAGCTACTCCCTAGAGGTTTACGAGTCGCTGTACAACATAATTACGCTATACTTCTGGTTAAGTAACCGGTACCCGAACTACTTCATTGACATGGAGTCTGCCAAAGACATGAAGTATTTTTGCGAGATGATCATTTTTGAGAAGCTTGATAGATTAAAGAAGAATCCCTACGCACGCAAGCCGTATGCCTCGACGAGAGACCAGTGGCCGCCCTCGGGAAGAAGAGTACATACATAA
- the ERG10 gene encoding acetyl-CoA C-acetyltransferase: MSQNVYIVSTARTPIGSFQGSLSSKTAVELGAAALKGALAKVPELDASKDFDEIIFGNVLSANLGQAPARQVALTAGLGNHIVATTVNKVCASAMKAIILGAQSIKCGNADVVVAGGCESMTNAPYYMPAARGGAKFGQTVLIDGVERDGLNDAYDGLAMGVHAEKCARDWDITRDQQDSFAIESYQKSQQSQKEGKFDNEIVPVTIKGFRGKPDTQVTNDEEPARLHVEKLKSARTVFQRENGTVTAANASPINDGAAAIILVSERVLKEKNLKPLAIVKGWGEAAHLPADFTWAPSLAVPKALKHAGIEDINSVDYFEFNEAFSVVGLVNTKILKLDPSKVNVYGGAVALGHPLGCSGARVVVTLLSILQQEGGKIGVAAICNGGGGASSVVIEKL, translated from the coding sequence ATGTCTCAGAACGTTTACATTGTTTCGACTGCCAGAACCCCAATTGGTTCATTCCAAGGCTCTCTTTCTTCCAAGACAGCCGTAGAGTTGGGTGCTGCTGCTTTGAAGGGTGCCTTGGCTAAAGTTCCAGAATTGGATGCTTCCAAGGACTTTGACGAAATTATCTTTGGTAATGTCCTTTCCGCCAATTTGGGTCAAGCCCCAGCTAGACAAGTCGCTTTGACCGCTGGGTTAGGCAATCACATTGTTGCTACCACAGTTAACAAAGTGTGTGCTTCTGCTATGAAGGCCATCATTTTGGGTGCTCAATCCATTAAGTGTGGTAATGCTGACGTCGTCGTGGCCGGTGGCTGTGAATCTATGACCAACGCTCCATACTACATGCCAGCTGCCCGTGGTGGTGCTAAGTTTGGCCAAACGGTCCTTATTGACGGTGTCGAAAGAGATGGGCTAAACGATGCATATGATGGCTTGGCCATGGGTGTTCACGCGGAAAAGTGTGCTCGTGATTGGGATATCACCAGAGATCAACAAGATAGCTTTGCCATCGAATCTTACCAAAAATCTCAACAATCCCAAAAGGAAGGTAAATTTGACAACGAAATTGTACCAGTAACCATCAAGGGATTCAGAGGTAAGCCAGATACTCAAGTGACAAACGACGAAGAACCTGCTAGATTACacgttgaaaaattaaagtcTGCAAGAActgttttccaaagagaaaatggTACCGTCACTGCTGCCAACGCTTCTCCAATCAACGATGGTGCTGCAGCTATCATTTTAGTCTCTGAAAGAGtcttgaaggaaaagaatttaaaaCCCTTGGCTATCGTCAAAGGTTGGGGTGAAGCAGCCCATTTACCAGCTGATTTCACATGGGCCCCATCTCTTGCAGTTCCAAAGGCTTTGAAACATGCTGGTATCGAAGATATCAACTCTGTAGACTACTTTGAATTCAACGAAGCTTTCTCCGTCGTTGGTTTGGTTAACACTAAGATTCTAAAGCTAGACCCATCTAAAGTTAATGTATACGGTGGTGCAGTCGCTTTAGGGCATCCATTGGGATGTTCGGGTGCCAGAGTGGTCGTTACTCTACTATCTATTCTACAACAAGAGGGAGGTAAGATCGGTGTTGCTGCCATTTGTaatggtggtggtggtgctTCATCTGTCGTCATTGAAAAGCTATGA